A portion of the Deltaproteobacteria bacterium genome contains these proteins:
- a CDS encoding DUF885 family protein produces the protein MADPPKSFPGSEQAVESLAGDMFRYLQGCFPVCCESDEFYYFPQLVPHAPDWSRWDDFSAERVREVERRLSRFESRLAALSGDNGDLETLTDIETLISLSKTLREQLMEVRFQSDQPTFYLTVACIGLASALTTPDQQAWTERAAGLPSFLKAARESLKNIPALFRDMGIRMVREMTAWLKPLGAVKEGVPPLLEALESFHQSLANVSTRESFLLPRDLFDLVIRDHMRCGVGADEVRSAIEDEISITKTILEREAEKILPGSSWGEAVRHIGVPQLPDEGPTELFRREIENLLAHCIDSGIVSSEFSRLYPVRVSVVPPYLATIRAASSYSFSPAGPSFGGTFSIVPAGEEWDNNREDLIDYRMLAAHETYPGHHLLDASRWHGCRSVRRPIETPLFYEGWACFAEELMRQTGYFTGKGDLLLLAKRRYRRALRGLVDLDLQTGKMDLQSAAAFLAERVFDESAAASAVPKYALRPGYQVCYTFGLTRFLDLYRQFGEADIPEFVRAVLVEGEIDFPHLEKILKRHGAKESTS, from the coding sequence ATGGCAGATCCCCCGAAAAGCTTTCCGGGCAGCGAACAGGCGGTAGAGTCCCTGGCCGGCGACATGTTCCGGTATCTCCAGGGCTGCTTCCCCGTCTGCTGTGAGAGCGACGAGTTTTACTACTTTCCCCAGCTCGTACCCCACGCCCCCGACTGGTCACGCTGGGACGATTTCTCGGCGGAAAGGGTCCGGGAAGTCGAAAGGAGGCTCTCCCGTTTCGAAAGCAGGCTCGCGGCATTGTCCGGAGATAACGGGGACCTTGAAACCCTCACCGACATCGAAACGCTCATCTCCCTCTCGAAAACTCTCAGGGAACAGCTCATGGAGGTTCGATTCCAGTCTGACCAGCCAACCTTCTATCTGACGGTAGCCTGCATTGGCCTCGCCTCGGCCCTTACGACACCGGACCAGCAGGCGTGGACAGAGAGGGCCGCTGGCCTTCCCTCATTTTTGAAAGCAGCCAGGGAATCCCTGAAAAACATTCCCGCCCTCTTCAGGGACATGGGCATCAGGATGGTTCGCGAAATGACCGCCTGGCTGAAACCGCTTGGTGCAGTGAAAGAGGGAGTACCGCCCCTTCTCGAAGCACTCGAGTCTTTCCACCAATCTTTGGCCAACGTGTCGACGCGGGAGAGCTTCCTGCTTCCCCGGGACCTCTTCGATCTCGTCATAAGGGATCACATGCGCTGCGGAGTCGGTGCGGATGAGGTGCGAAGCGCCATAGAAGATGAAATATCAATAACGAAAACGATACTCGAACGGGAGGCGGAAAAGATCCTTCCGGGAAGCTCCTGGGGCGAAGCCGTCAGGCACATCGGCGTACCGCAGCTTCCGGACGAGGGGCCGACGGAGCTTTTCCGAAGGGAGATCGAAAACCTGCTTGCCCACTGCATAGACTCCGGCATCGTGTCATCTGAATTTTCCCGCCTCTACCCGGTTCGCGTCTCCGTCGTGCCCCCATACCTGGCCACGATCCGGGCTGCTTCCTCGTACAGTTTTTCCCCCGCCGGCCCCTCTTTCGGAGGGACCTTTTCGATCGTTCCCGCGGGAGAGGAATGGGACAACAACCGGGAGGACCTCATCGATTACCGGATGCTGGCGGCCCACGAGACCTACCCGGGCCATCACCTGCTCGATGCAAGCCGCTGGCACGGCTGCCGGTCCGTCAGGCGCCCCATCGAGACGCCCCTCTTTTACGAGGGCTGGGCCTGTTTTGCCGAGGAGCTCATGAGGCAGACCGGATATTTCACCGGGAAGGGAGATCTCCTGCTTCTTGCAAAAAGACGGTATCGCAGGGCACTGCGGGGTCTGGTGGACCTTGACCTGCAAACGGGCAAAATGGACCTGCAATCCGCCGCCGCCTTTCTCGCCGAGAGAGTATTCGACGAAAGTGCCGCCGCCTCAGCGGTTCCCAAATACGCGTTGAGACCCGGCTACCAGGTGTGCTACACTTTTGGGCTCACGCGCTTCTTGGATCTATACCGGCAATTTGGAGAGGCAGACATACCCGAATTCGTTCGAGCCGTCCTTGTCGAGGGGGAAATCGATTTTCCACACCTGGAAAAAATACTGAAAAGGCACGGGGCGAAAGAGAGTACTTCATAG